AAAGTTGCGTTTGCTACTGATATCAATGGTGAAAAGTGGGTATTACGAATACCTCGTCGTGAAAATTTAGCTGGCCAGATCGAACAAGAAAAGAAAATATTAAATATAGTAAAAAAATACTTATCTATTTCCGTTCCCGATTGGAAAATCGCCAGCCCGGATCTGGTGGCATATCCCTTATTAAAGGATAAGCCCGTTATGACTTTTAACCCTGAGACACACGAAATTTTATGGAATATCGATCAGAACGATTCCCGCATTGTTTCATCACTGGCGAAAGTTCTGGTCGAACTCCATCAAATTCCAGTCCAGGAGGCTGTCTCAATGGGTGCAAAATTACAAACACCCGAAATGGTTCGGCAAAAAGTTTTGCATGATATTGAGACTGTAAAGCGAGAAATAGGAATGAGTGCAAAACTAGAAACTAGATGGCGAACATGGGTGGATACCGACAACTTTTGGCCTAATTTTTCTACTTTTATTCACGGTGATTTGTACGCAGGTCACATTCTGGCCGATCAAAATGGGGAGGTCAGCGGTATTATTGATTGGTCTGAGGGAGAGGTGGGCGATCCATCTGTTGATTTTTCAGGACACATTGCTGGTTTTGGAGAACAAAGTTTGAGAGAGCTAATCAATTGGTATGAAAAATTTGGAGGAAAGGTGTGGAGAAATATTTTTGAGCATTCTGTAGAGCGCTATTCGGCTGCACCCTTAAATTACGCCATTTTTGCCCTCAAAACAAAAATGGATGAGCATATCAATGCTGCTAAAAGTCAGCTTGGGGTTCTTTAATCATAATTAAACTAGTTCTCTCTTTGGTTAAAAATAAGCAACGGTAGCTTGAGTTTGATGTGCAGTTAAGCGATCGTAGTTGAGTTTGAGCAACTCAATTAAAGCAGGCATATCATCTGCATTGCGAATATAAAAACTTACCCAGCCACTATTGGGATAGAGATGATGCAAAGAAGCTTTTCCCAAAGCTACTAACTCTTTGCGTAACTTAGCAGAAAACGGAATATCTGCTTGATAGTTGCCATGCAAATGAGCGAACTCACGATTATTCACTCGAAATTCAATCCCACCAAAGCGATGAGGTGCGATCGTCACTCCTTGCCAAGTTGATACAGTATCTGCGATTGTTTGGCTAAT
Above is a genomic segment from Leptolyngbyaceae cyanobacterium containing:
- a CDS encoding luciferase family protein, which produces MTNTISQTIADTVSTWQGVTIAPHRFGGIEFRVNNREFAHLHGNYQADIPFSAKLRKELVALGKASLHHLYPNSGWVSFYIRNADDMPALIELLKLNYDRLTAHQTQATVAYF
- a CDS encoding macrolide 2'-phosphotransferase, translating into MKTNDILHLAASHGLQLGGDIFFNEMGIDFKVAFATDINGEKWVLRIPRRENLAGQIEQEKKILNIVKKYLSISVPDWKIASPDLVAYPLLKDKPVMTFNPETHEILWNIDQNDSRIVSSLAKVLVELHQIPVQEAVSMGAKLQTPEMVRQKVLHDIETVKREIGMSAKLETRWRTWVDTDNFWPNFSTFIHGDLYAGHILADQNGEVSGIIDWSEGEVGDPSVDFSGHIAGFGEQSLRELINWYEKFGGKVWRNIFEHSVERYSAAPLNYAIFALKTKMDEHINAAKSQLGVL